A genomic region of Zalophus californianus isolate mZalCal1 chromosome 11, mZalCal1.pri.v2, whole genome shotgun sequence contains the following coding sequences:
- the RASSF7 gene encoding ras association domain-containing protein 7 isoform X2 has product MEWRAGARPLRWRRQVAAAPGAGKQPVRVCVPEASERPGMLSGLAAMELKVWVDGIQRVVCGVSEQTTCQEVVIALAQAIGQTGRFVLVQRLREKERQLLPQECPVGAQATCGQFASDVQFVLRRTGPSLAGRPSSDSCPPPERCPVRASVPPKPRPALGHEQRQALTFNLGCPGLVTSPALPEPVAPVAPIPGSCADLQGLERRVRRNAVELGQEAFWEQELRREQAREREGQARLQALSAATAEHAARLQALDAQARALEAELHLASEAPGPPSPTASATERLRQDLAAQERQSAEVQGSLALVSRALEAAEHALQAQAQELEELNRELRQCNLQQFIQQTGAALPPPPPPDRGPLSTQDLLPPAGEEPLTRTPQNSALVSSLSPEIAPMRQNSWR; this is encoded by the exons ATGGAGTGGCGAGCCGGGGCTCGCCCGCTGCGCTGGAGGCGGCAGGTTGCGGCGGCACCCGGCGCCGGGAAGCAGCCGGTTCGAGTCTGCGTCCCGGAGGCCAGCGAGCGCCCAG GGATGCTCTCCGGGCTAGCAGCGATGGAGCTGAAGGTGTGGGTGGATGGCATACAGCGCGTGGTCTGTGGGGTCTCGGAGCAAACCACCTGTCAGGAAGTGGTCATAGCACTAGCCCAAGCAATAG GCCAGACGGGCCGCTTTGTGCTCGTGCAGCGTCTCAGGGAAAAGGAACGGCAGCTGCTGCCCCAGGAGTGTCCAGTGGGTGCCCAGGCTACCTGTGGACAGTTTGCCAGTGATGTCCAGTTTGTCCTGAGGCGGACAGGGCCCAGCCTCGCTGGGAGGCCTTCCTCAGACAGCTGCCCACCTCCTGAGCGCTGCCCAGTCCGAGCCAGCGTCCCCCCAAAGCCACGGCCAGCCCTGGGCCACGAGCAGCGCCAAGCACTGACCTTCAACCTGGGGTGCCCTGGGCTGGTCACCAGCCCTGCGCTGCCTGAACCTGTGGCCCCTGTAGCACCAATCCCAGGCTCCTGTGCAGACCTGCAGGGCCTGGAGCGAAGAGTGCGGAGGAACGCAGTGGAGCTGGGTCAAGAGGCCTTCTGGGAGCAGGAGCTGCGGCGGGAGCAGGCACGGGAGCGTGAGGGGCAGGCGCGCCTGCAAGCCCTGAGCGCAGCCACTGCCGAGCATGCTGCCCGGCTGCAGGCCCTGGATGCCCAGGCCCGTGCCCTGGAGGCTGAACTACATCTGGCCTCTGAGGCCCCTGGGCCCCCCTCACCCACAGCATCTGCAACTGAACGCTTGCGCCAGGACCTGGCTGCCCAGGAACGGCAGAGCGCAGAGGTACAAGGCAGCCTGGCCCTGGTAAGCAGGGCCCTGGAGGCCGCCGAGCATGCCCTGCAG GCCCAAGCCCAGGAACTTGAGGAACTGAACCGGGAGCTCCGTCAGTGTAACCTGCAGCAGTTCATCCAGCAGACGGGGGCTGCACTGCCACCACCCCCGCCGCCAGACAGGGGCCCCCTCAGCACACAG GATCTTCTGCCTCCAGCCGGAGAAGAGCCCCTCACAAGAACCCCTCAGAATTCTGCTCTAGTGTCTAGCCTGAGCCCAGAGA TTGCCCCAATGAGGCAGAACTCCTGGAGGTAG
- the RASSF7 gene encoding ras association domain-containing protein 7 isoform X1 translates to MEWRAGARPLRWRRQVAAAPGAGKQPVRVCVPEASERPGMLSGLAAMELKVWVDGIQRVVCGVSEQTTCQEVVIALAQAIGQTGRFVLVQRLREKERQLLPQECPVGAQATCGQFASDVQFVLRRTGPSLAGRPSSDSCPPPERCPVRASVPPKPRPALGHEQRQALTFNLGCPGLVTSPALPEPVAPVAPIPGSCADLQGLERRVRRNAVELGQEAFWEQELRREQAREREGQARLQALSAATAEHAARLQALDAQARALEAELHLASEAPGPPSPTASATERLRQDLAAQERQSAEVQGSLALVSRALEAAEHALQAQAQELEELNRELRQCNLQQFIQQTGAALPPPPPPDRGPLSTQDLLPPAGEEPLTRTPQNSALVSSLSPESMSCLPHFGWDRVFLGPPQSPQPVPSPQLPQ, encoded by the exons ATGGAGTGGCGAGCCGGGGCTCGCCCGCTGCGCTGGAGGCGGCAGGTTGCGGCGGCACCCGGCGCCGGGAAGCAGCCGGTTCGAGTCTGCGTCCCGGAGGCCAGCGAGCGCCCAG GGATGCTCTCCGGGCTAGCAGCGATGGAGCTGAAGGTGTGGGTGGATGGCATACAGCGCGTGGTCTGTGGGGTCTCGGAGCAAACCACCTGTCAGGAAGTGGTCATAGCACTAGCCCAAGCAATAG GCCAGACGGGCCGCTTTGTGCTCGTGCAGCGTCTCAGGGAAAAGGAACGGCAGCTGCTGCCCCAGGAGTGTCCAGTGGGTGCCCAGGCTACCTGTGGACAGTTTGCCAGTGATGTCCAGTTTGTCCTGAGGCGGACAGGGCCCAGCCTCGCTGGGAGGCCTTCCTCAGACAGCTGCCCACCTCCTGAGCGCTGCCCAGTCCGAGCCAGCGTCCCCCCAAAGCCACGGCCAGCCCTGGGCCACGAGCAGCGCCAAGCACTGACCTTCAACCTGGGGTGCCCTGGGCTGGTCACCAGCCCTGCGCTGCCTGAACCTGTGGCCCCTGTAGCACCAATCCCAGGCTCCTGTGCAGACCTGCAGGGCCTGGAGCGAAGAGTGCGGAGGAACGCAGTGGAGCTGGGTCAAGAGGCCTTCTGGGAGCAGGAGCTGCGGCGGGAGCAGGCACGGGAGCGTGAGGGGCAGGCGCGCCTGCAAGCCCTGAGCGCAGCCACTGCCGAGCATGCTGCCCGGCTGCAGGCCCTGGATGCCCAGGCCCGTGCCCTGGAGGCTGAACTACATCTGGCCTCTGAGGCCCCTGGGCCCCCCTCACCCACAGCATCTGCAACTGAACGCTTGCGCCAGGACCTGGCTGCCCAGGAACGGCAGAGCGCAGAGGTACAAGGCAGCCTGGCCCTGGTAAGCAGGGCCCTGGAGGCCGCCGAGCATGCCCTGCAG GCCCAAGCCCAGGAACTTGAGGAACTGAACCGGGAGCTCCGTCAGTGTAACCTGCAGCAGTTCATCCAGCAGACGGGGGCTGCACTGCCACCACCCCCGCCGCCAGACAGGGGCCCCCTCAGCACACAG GATCTTCTGCCTCCAGCCGGAGAAGAGCCCCTCACAAGAACCCCTCAGAATTCTGCTCTAGTGTCTAGCCTGAGCCCAGAGAGTATGTCGTGTCTTCCCCACTTTGGGTGGGACAGGGTCTTCCTGGGGCCTCCGCAGTCCCCTCAGCCTGTGCCCTCCCCACAGTTGCCCCAATGA
- the RASSF7 gene encoding ras association domain-containing protein 7 isoform X3, which yields MLSGLAAMELKVWVDGIQRVVCGVSEQTTCQEVVIALAQAIGQTGRFVLVQRLREKERQLLPQECPVGAQATCGQFASDVQFVLRRTGPSLAGRPSSDSCPPPERCPVRASVPPKPRPALGHEQRQALTFNLGCPGLVTSPALPEPVAPVAPIPGSCADLQGLERRVRRNAVELGQEAFWEQELRREQAREREGQARLQALSAATAEHAARLQALDAQARALEAELHLASEAPGPPSPTASATERLRQDLAAQERQSAEVQGSLALVSRALEAAEHALQAQAQELEELNRELRQCNLQQFIQQTGAALPPPPPPDRGPLSTQDLLPPAGEEPLTRTPQNSALVSSLSPESMSCLPHFGWDRVFLGPPQSPQPVPSPQLPQ from the exons ATGCTCTCCGGGCTAGCAGCGATGGAGCTGAAGGTGTGGGTGGATGGCATACAGCGCGTGGTCTGTGGGGTCTCGGAGCAAACCACCTGTCAGGAAGTGGTCATAGCACTAGCCCAAGCAATAG GCCAGACGGGCCGCTTTGTGCTCGTGCAGCGTCTCAGGGAAAAGGAACGGCAGCTGCTGCCCCAGGAGTGTCCAGTGGGTGCCCAGGCTACCTGTGGACAGTTTGCCAGTGATGTCCAGTTTGTCCTGAGGCGGACAGGGCCCAGCCTCGCTGGGAGGCCTTCCTCAGACAGCTGCCCACCTCCTGAGCGCTGCCCAGTCCGAGCCAGCGTCCCCCCAAAGCCACGGCCAGCCCTGGGCCACGAGCAGCGCCAAGCACTGACCTTCAACCTGGGGTGCCCTGGGCTGGTCACCAGCCCTGCGCTGCCTGAACCTGTGGCCCCTGTAGCACCAATCCCAGGCTCCTGTGCAGACCTGCAGGGCCTGGAGCGAAGAGTGCGGAGGAACGCAGTGGAGCTGGGTCAAGAGGCCTTCTGGGAGCAGGAGCTGCGGCGGGAGCAGGCACGGGAGCGTGAGGGGCAGGCGCGCCTGCAAGCCCTGAGCGCAGCCACTGCCGAGCATGCTGCCCGGCTGCAGGCCCTGGATGCCCAGGCCCGTGCCCTGGAGGCTGAACTACATCTGGCCTCTGAGGCCCCTGGGCCCCCCTCACCCACAGCATCTGCAACTGAACGCTTGCGCCAGGACCTGGCTGCCCAGGAACGGCAGAGCGCAGAGGTACAAGGCAGCCTGGCCCTGGTAAGCAGGGCCCTGGAGGCCGCCGAGCATGCCCTGCAG GCCCAAGCCCAGGAACTTGAGGAACTGAACCGGGAGCTCCGTCAGTGTAACCTGCAGCAGTTCATCCAGCAGACGGGGGCTGCACTGCCACCACCCCCGCCGCCAGACAGGGGCCCCCTCAGCACACAG GATCTTCTGCCTCCAGCCGGAGAAGAGCCCCTCACAAGAACCCCTCAGAATTCTGCTCTAGTGTCTAGCCTGAGCCCAGAGAGTATGTCGTGTCTTCCCCACTTTGGGTGGGACAGGGTCTTCCTGGGGCCTCCGCAGTCCCCTCAGCCTGTGCCCTCCCCACAGTTGCCCCAATGA